A single window of Leptolyngbya ohadii IS1 DNA harbors:
- the mscL gene encoding large conductance mechanosensitive channel protein MscL: MAVRRGRRATTGFLADFREFIMRGNVLDLAVAVVIGAAFSKIIDSFVSDIITPLILNPALQAANLENISQLQANGIRYGLFLAAVINFLVISFVLFLLXSIV; the protein is encoded by the coding sequence ATGGCAGTAAGAAGAGGAAGACGCGCCACAACAGGTTTTCTGGCGGATTTCCGTGAATTTATTATGCGGGGCAATGTGCTTGACCTTGCAGTTGCCGTTGTGATTGGTGCTGCTTTCAGCAAGATTATTGATTCATTTGTGTCGGACATTATCACGCCGCTGATCCTTAACCCAGCACTGCAAGCCGCAAACCTAGAAAACATCAGTCAGCTTCAGGCAAATGGGATTCGCTATGGTTTATTCCTGGCTGCGGTCATCAACTTCCTGGTCATTTCCTTCGTCCTCTTTTTGCTAATNTCGATCGTTTGA
- a CDS encoding M20/M25/M40 family metallo-hydrolase: MASQEIDSTLHAALLAHLNQIVRERDPYFASQGYFYVREYVREQLAQWGTVSVHEFEAQGNQHQNLILDLPGQTTRSPILIGAHYDGVPGTPGADDNASGVAALLELARIFAANPARHPVRLVAFDMEEYGLLGSRAYVDTLKQQNQSLRLMISLEMLGYCDRSPQSQKYPPYLNYLYPDRGDFIALVGNVRTTPDLIRLQRQIRQAGKVGCEWLPAGLRGMIVPQTRLSDHAPFWDAGYPAMMITDTAFLRNPHYHQNTDRLDTLDLDFMTRVCTGLAEGVRAL; the protein is encoded by the coding sequence ATGGCTTCTCAAGAGATTGATTCAACCCTGCACGCAGCCCTGCTTGCCCATCTCAACCAGATCGTGCGCGAACGTGATCCTTACTTTGCCAGTCAGGGGTATTTCTATGTGCGGGAATACGTGCGCGAGCAGTTGGCACAGTGGGGTACGGTAAGTGTTCATGAATTCGAGGCGCAGGGGAATCAGCATCAAAACCTGATTCTGGATCTACCAGGGCAAACGACGCGATCGCCGATTCTGATTGGTGCTCACTACGACGGGGTTCCGGGTACTCCGGGTGCAGATGACAATGCTTCGGGTGTGGCGGCACTGCTGGAGCTAGCAAGAATTTTTGCGGCGAATCCTGCCCGTCATCCTGTACGGCTGGTTGCCTTTGACATGGAGGAATACGGTCTGTTGGGCAGTAGAGCCTATGTGGATACTCTGAAACAGCAGAACCAATCCCTGCGGCTGATGATTTCGCTGGAAATGCTGGGCTACTGCGATCGATCGCCCCAATCCCAAAAATATCCGCCCTACCTGAACTATCTCTATCCCGATCGCGGCGATTTCATTGCTCTGGTAGGAAATGTGCGAACTACACCAGACCTGATTCGGCTCCAGCGACAAATCCGTCAAGCGGGAAAGGTTGGCTGCGAATGGCTCCCTGCGGGACTGCGCGGCATGATTGTCCCCCAAACGCGCCTCAGCGACCATGCGCCTTTCTGGGATGCGGGCTATCCGGCAATGATGATCACCGATACCGCCTTTCTGCGAAATCCTCACTATCATCAAAACACCGATCGCCTGGACACCCTTGACCTGGACTTTATGACGCGAGTTTGTACCGGACTAGCTGAGGGAGTTCGAGCGCTCTAA
- a CDS encoding FtsW/RodA/SpoVE family cell cycle protein: MKLRHFIPFFDSSAQDWGQESRLLRWLTFLWLFVGLVVMFSASYAVADAKTGDGLYYFKIQLLWIFLGMIGFNVIVHSPLRFILGLANWGMLLLLGLVLMTLLPGVGTEVNGATRWLVLGPVGIQPSELIKPFLVLQSARIFGQWNRLNWGTRLVWVGIFALTVASILLQPNLSTAALCGMMIWLIALAAGLPYLYLGGAAGLGLLAAIVSVSLKSYQRRRLISFLNPWADPKGDGYQLIQSLLAIGSGGVFGSGFGMSQQKLFFLPIQDTDFIFAVFAEEFGLIGCILLFVMLAAYATLAIRVAIKAKNPVHQLVAVGVMILMVGQSLLNIGVASGALPTTGLPFPLFSYGGSSMIASLLAASLLIRVARESTSAEVISINPHLAKSDS, from the coding sequence GTGAAGCTCCGTCATTTCATTCCGTTTTTTGATTCCTCGGCTCAGGACTGGGGGCAGGAAAGCCGTCTGCTGCGCTGGCTCACCTTTCTCTGGCTGTTTGTCGGTCTGGTGGTAATGTTCTCTGCTTCCTATGCCGTTGCCGATGCCAAAACGGGAGATGGGCTGTACTACTTCAAGATTCAGCTCCTCTGGATTTTTCTGGGCATGATTGGCTTTAATGTCATCGTCCATTCGCCGCTGCGATTTATTCTGGGACTGGCAAACTGGGGGATGCTGCTGCTGCTCGGTCTGGTGCTCATGACGCTGCTTCCGGGCGTGGGAACGGAGGTGAATGGGGCAACTCGCTGGCTGGTGCTAGGTCCGGTGGGAATCCAGCCTTCCGAACTGATTAAACCGTTCCTGGTGCTACAGAGTGCGCGAATTTTTGGGCAGTGGAATCGACTGAACTGGGGTACGCGACTGGTCTGGGTCGGAATTTTTGCTCTAACGGTTGCCTCCATTCTCCTACAGCCCAACTTGAGTACGGCAGCTCTCTGCGGCATGATGATCTGGCTGATTGCGCTGGCGGCGGGTTTACCCTACCTGTATCTAGGCGGTGCGGCAGGACTGGGCTTGCTGGCGGCGATCGTGAGTGTGAGTCTCAAATCCTACCAGCGGCGGCGACTTATTTCCTTCCTGAACCCCTGGGCAGATCCAAAGGGTGACGGCTATCAGCTAATCCAGAGCTTGCTGGCGATCGGGTCAGGCGGCGTGTTTGGCAGCGGTTTTGGCATGTCGCAGCAAAAGCTATTCTTTCTGCCCATTCAGGACACAGACTTCATTTTTGCCGTCTTTGCCGAGGAGTTTGGGCTGATTGGCTGTATTTTGCTATTTGTCATGCTGGCAGCCTATGCAACGCTGGCGATTCGGGTGGCGATCAAGGCAAAGAATCCGGTGCATCAGCTGGTGGCGGTAGGGGTGATGATTCTGATGGTGGGTCAATCGCTGCTGAATATTGGTGTGGCAAGCGGGGCACTGCCGACGACAGGATTGCCCTTTCCCCTGTTTAGCTATGGCGGTAGTTCCATGATTGCGAGTCTGCTGGCGGCAAGTCTTCTGATTCGTGTTGCCAGGGAAAGCACCAGTGCTGAGGTGATTTCAATCAATCCGCATCTAGCAAAGTCCGATTCGTAG
- a CDS encoding universal stress protein, translated as MPQKILVAIDESPFAEVVFARGLEMAQAFQASLMLLHVLSLDEEGSPQMPLATTGPGSYVVLETAVMEAYQERWQDYEKKGMSQLRDLTDRATQIGVATEFSQLSGRPGKTICDLAKNWQADLIVVGRRGRSGFGEFFLGSVSTYVVHHAPCPVMVVPAKPKT; from the coding sequence ATGCCGCAAAAAATTCTGGTTGCCATTGATGAATCTCCCTTTGCTGAAGTGGTTTTTGCACGGGGCTTAGAAATGGCACAGGCGTTTCAAGCTTCTCTGATGCTGCTGCACGTTCTTTCCCTGGATGAAGAAGGCAGTCCCCAAATGCCCTTGGCGACTACGGGACCCGGCTCTTACGTGGTGCTGGAAACGGCAGTCATGGAAGCGTATCAAGAGCGATGGCAGGATTACGAGAAGAAAGGAATGTCCCAACTGCGGGACTTAACCGATCGCGCCACCCAAATCGGAGTCGCCACTGAATTCAGCCAGTTGTCCGGTCGTCCTGGAAAAACGATTTGCGATCTGGCAAAGAACTGGCAAGCCGATTTGATTGTTGTTGGACGCAGAGGGCGATCGGGTTTCGGGGAGTTCTTTCTGGGTAGCGTCAGTACCTATGTGGTGCATCATGCCCCCTGTCCGGTCATGGTTGTTCCTGCGAAACCGAAGACCTGA
- a CDS encoding CO2 hydration protein, protein MVTLTPPHRSHPLSALIDRLQSGGALLPDSPENVLEVVCILKSYGVVLDAYQRNLTYIADHQFLVLFPFFKYFNGEVTFAKLLKHWWHDRINYEFAEYCMKAMFWHGAEGLDNYLDSEEFRQRAGEAIRAKLKGNVMMQGLNRVAPDFLPEQIRLLCYYSALGQFWNVMSRMFLELYDRYEQGEIKTVPDVVQHVLDGLVAAANDPITYAVEIEGDRHEIIPESAGLTFLMDTAVPYVEAVFFRSFPFFGTISYNAQASQISSEQADFNYGALFADPLPVGGAGIPPTLLMQDMTHFLPDALREIYLQESRGADDMRVKICLSFQKSMFCVTTAAIKGLMPHPIDTTNPAEQQENLAYLEGWMDKLQHSQLLNMQG, encoded by the coding sequence ATGGTCACCCTCACCCCACCCCACCGCTCCCACCCTCTATCTGCCCTGATCGATCGCCTTCAGTCTGGCGGTGCCCTGCTGCCCGATTCGCCGGAGAATGTGCTGGAAGTGGTCTGCATTCTGAAGAGCTACGGTGTGGTGCTAGACGCCTATCAGCGCAATCTCACCTACATTGCCGATCATCAGTTTTTGGTGCTGTTTCCCTTCTTCAAGTATTTCAACGGGGAAGTGACCTTTGCAAAACTGCTGAAGCACTGGTGGCACGATCGGATTAACTATGAGTTTGCAGAATACTGCATGAAGGCAATGTTCTGGCATGGAGCAGAAGGGCTGGACAATTACCTGGACAGCGAGGAATTTAGGCAACGGGCAGGAGAGGCGATTCGTGCCAAGCTGAAGGGCAATGTGATGATGCAGGGGTTAAACCGTGTGGCTCCCGATTTTTTGCCGGAGCAGATACGGCTGCTGTGCTACTACAGTGCCCTGGGACAGTTCTGGAACGTGATGAGCCGGATGTTTCTGGAACTTTACGATCGCTACGAGCAGGGTGAAATTAAAACCGTCCCCGATGTCGTGCAGCATGTCCTGGACGGGCTGGTGGCGGCAGCAAATGATCCGATTACCTACGCGGTAGAGATTGAAGGCGATCGCCATGAGATTATCCCGGAGTCTGCGGGACTGACCTTCCTGATGGACACGGCGGTTCCCTACGTTGAAGCAGTTTTCTTCCGATCGTTTCCCTTCTTCGGCACAATTTCCTATAACGCACAGGCAAGTCAAATCTCCTCGGAACAGGCAGATTTTAACTACGGGGCACTCTTTGCTGATCCGCTGCCCGTGGGCGGTGCTGGAATTCCGCCAACTCTGCTGATGCAGGACATGACCCACTTCTTGCCGGATGCCCTGCGGGAGATTTATCTTCAGGAATCGCGGGGCGCGGACGATATGCGGGTGAAGATCTGTCTGAGCTTTCAGAAATCGATGTTTTGCGTCACCACTGCCGCGATTAAGGGTCTGATGCCTCACCCGATCGACACAACAAATCCAGCAGAGCAGCAGGAAAACCTTGCCTATCTGGAGGGCTGGATGGATAAGCTACAGCATTCTCAACTGCTAAATATGCAGGGGTAG
- a CDS encoding NADH-quinone oxidoreductase subunit M: MLSLFVWVPFLGVLIISLLPQPQASRARQVALACCSLVVVWSLYVASQFSLGDPGLQFQESLPWIEKLGLSYQLGVDGLSLPLLVMSGVLTWIALYGSDPQINRPKLFYSLVLLLNGAIAGAFLSQNLLLFFLFYEFELIPLYLVIAIWGGAKRGYAATKFLIYTAVSGFVILAAFFGLSLLSQSGSFDYAILQNHNLSLTAQIILLTTLLIGFGIKIPIVPLHTWLPDAHVEAPTPASVLLAGVLLKLGTYGILRFGLGLFPNAWEVLSPWIAAFAVISVLYGSFAAIAQTDMKKIVAYSSVGHMGYVILASAAATPLALTGAIAQMISHGLISALLFLLVGVVYAKTGTRDINVLRGLLNPERGLPLVGSLMVVGAMASAGIPGMVGFIAEFIVYRGSLPVFPVQTLLCMVGTGLTAVYFLILINKVFFGRLPETLANLPPVRWSDRIPSVIVAVLVILLGLQPGWMTRWSGSIVHALEIESPNRTAMSESLPIEISASRAPDLALQWKGEMRDVKFSQDGSLIKSPGTLAAF, from the coding sequence ATGCTAAGTCTTTTTGTTTGGGTTCCCTTTCTTGGTGTGCTAATCATTAGCTTGCTACCGCAGCCTCAGGCGAGTCGAGCGCGGCAAGTTGCGCTGGCGTGTTGTAGTTTGGTGGTCGTCTGGTCGCTTTACGTGGCGAGTCAGTTTAGCCTGGGCGATCCAGGACTTCAGTTTCAGGAGTCGCTGCCCTGGATTGAGAAGCTGGGCTTGAGCTATCAGCTTGGCGTAGATGGGCTATCCCTGCCGCTGCTGGTGATGAGCGGAGTCCTGACCTGGATTGCTTTATATGGAAGCGATCCGCAGATTAATCGTCCAAAGCTGTTCTACAGTCTGGTGCTGCTGCTGAATGGGGCAATCGCCGGCGCCTTTCTCTCGCAGAATTTGCTGCTTTTTTTCCTGTTTTACGAATTTGAGCTAATTCCCCTCTACCTGGTAATTGCGATTTGGGGCGGAGCGAAGCGGGGCTATGCGGCAACGAAATTTCTGATTTATACAGCAGTTTCCGGCTTCGTGATTCTGGCGGCTTTCTTTGGCTTGTCCCTGCTGAGCCAGTCTGGCAGCTTTGATTACGCCATTTTGCAAAATCACAATCTGTCCCTCACGGCTCAGATCATTCTGCTCACAACGCTGCTGATCGGCTTTGGCATCAAGATTCCGATCGTCCCCCTGCACACCTGGCTTCCCGATGCCCACGTTGAGGCTCCCACTCCGGCATCGGTGCTTCTAGCTGGCGTGCTGCTAAAACTGGGTACTTACGGGATTCTGCGCTTTGGGCTGGGGCTATTTCCCAACGCATGGGAAGTTTTGTCTCCCTGGATCGCTGCCTTTGCCGTGATCAGCGTCCTCTACGGATCATTTGCGGCGATCGCCCAGACAGATATGAAGAAGATCGTGGCATATAGCTCCGTCGGTCACATGGGCTACGTGATTCTGGCATCGGCGGCGGCAACACCCCTGGCACTAACGGGGGCGATCGCCCAGATGATCAGCCACGGTTTGATTTCAGCGCTGCTGTTTCTGCTGGTCGGCGTGGTGTATGCCAAGACCGGAACCCGCGATATCAATGTGCTGCGCGGCTTGCTGAACCCTGAGCGCGGTTTGCCCCTGGTCGGCAGTCTGATGGTTGTGGGCGCAATGGCAAGTGCGGGTATTCCCGGCATGGTGGGCTTCATTGCCGAATTTATTGTCTATCGCGGCAGCTTGCCCGTGTTTCCCGTTCAAACCCTGCTCTGTATGGTAGGAACCGGACTCACCGCCGTTTATTTTCTAATTCTGATTAACAAAGTCTTCTTTGGACGACTGCCGGAAACCCTGGCAAATCTGCCCCCTGTCCGCTGGAGCGATCGCATTCCCTCGGTTATCGTTGCCGTTCTGGTAATTTTACTGGGACTTCAACCTGGATGGATGACTCGCTGGAGTGGCTCGATCGTCCACGCTCTGGAAATTGAAAGCCCCAACCGCACCGCCATGAGTGAGTCCCTCCCGATCGAAATTTCTGCCTCTCGTGCGCCCGATCTCGCTCTGCAATGGAAAGGAGAGATGCGGGACGTAAAATTCTCGCAGGATGGATCGCTCATTAAATCGCCTGGGACATTGGCAGCGTTCTAG
- a CDS encoding NAD(P)H-quinone oxidoreductase subunit F, giving the protein MDQLLVQTSWWVPLYGLIGAVLTLPWSIGLVRRTGPRPAAYFNILMTVLALIHSALLLRAVWYQEPMRSLIPWLSVPDLDIWLTLETSRTSVAAALFITGLSLLAQVFALGYLEKDWALARFYALMGFFEAAMSGIALSDSLFLTYALLEMLTLSTYLLVGFWYAQPLVVTAARDAFLTKRVGDLLLLMGVVALSTLAGSMDFTHLALWAENVQLPSVIATLLGLSLLAGPTGKCAQFPLNLWLDEAMEGPNPASILRNSVVVACGAYVLIKLQPVLALSPVTLTTLMVLGSLTAIGASLVSIAQVDIKRTLSHSTSAYLGLVFLAVGTQQQNLALMFLFAHGVAKALLFMSVGSIIMTTSTQDLTEMGGLAKRMPATTLAFVVGGLASVALVPLGGFWAMVEWMEGVWAVSPWLVTVLLIVNGLTAFNLVRVFGLVFWGQPQPKTRRAPEVPWLMAVPMVTLSIFALLLPLMLKQWNLLPALGEINLGLLAGLLASGIGGAVLGGLIYLNPAVRKPTPLVGSALRDVLAYDFFIDRLYKLSVVFGVVQGSRLTAWFDRYVVDGLVNFVGVASIFSGESLKYTISGQSRTYLLTLFVGLLLALSLTGWLVWSPML; this is encoded by the coding sequence ATGGATCAGCTTCTCGTTCAGACGAGCTGGTGGGTTCCTCTGTATGGCTTGATTGGCGCAGTTTTAACCCTGCCTTGGTCGATTGGACTGGTACGGCGAACGGGACCGCGACCTGCCGCTTATTTCAACATCCTGATGACCGTTCTAGCACTGATACATAGTGCTCTTCTGCTCCGAGCCGTTTGGTATCAGGAACCCATGCGATCGCTGATTCCCTGGCTTAGCGTTCCCGATTTGGACATCTGGCTAACCCTGGAAACGTCGCGAACCAGCGTTGCAGCTGCTCTCTTTATTACAGGTTTAAGTCTGCTGGCGCAGGTGTTTGCCTTGGGATACCTGGAGAAGGATTGGGCACTGGCAAGATTCTACGCGCTGATGGGCTTTTTCGAGGCGGCGATGAGCGGAATTGCCCTGAGCGATTCCCTGTTCCTCACCTATGCGCTGCTAGAAATGCTGACCCTTTCCACCTATTTGCTGGTGGGCTTCTGGTATGCCCAGCCTCTAGTGGTAACTGCTGCACGGGATGCATTCCTGACAAAGCGAGTGGGTGATTTGCTGCTGCTCATGGGAGTCGTGGCGCTCTCAACGTTGGCTGGCAGCATGGACTTTACCCATTTAGCGCTGTGGGCGGAAAACGTTCAGCTTCCCTCGGTGATTGCAACGCTGCTGGGGCTGTCTCTGCTGGCGGGTCCAACCGGGAAATGTGCCCAATTTCCGCTGAACCTGTGGCTGGATGAGGCAATGGAGGGTCCAAATCCAGCTTCGATTCTGCGAAATTCTGTCGTGGTTGCCTGCGGAGCCTATGTGCTAATCAAGCTTCAGCCCGTCCTAGCACTCTCTCCCGTAACGCTCACTACGCTGATGGTGCTGGGTTCCCTGACAGCGATCGGGGCGTCTCTGGTATCGATCGCTCAAGTGGACATTAAACGAACCCTGTCCCACTCAACAAGCGCCTACCTGGGGCTGGTGTTTCTGGCAGTGGGGACGCAGCAGCAAAACCTGGCACTGATGTTCCTGTTTGCCCACGGCGTTGCCAAAGCCCTGCTATTTATGAGCGTCGGCTCGATCATCATGACCACTAGCACCCAGGACCTCACGGAGATGGGGGGACTGGCGAAACGGATGCCTGCGACAACCCTTGCCTTTGTGGTAGGTGGACTGGCTTCGGTAGCGCTCGTACCGCTCGGCGGCTTCTGGGCAATGGTGGAATGGATGGAGGGCGTTTGGGCAGTATCTCCCTGGCTGGTGACAGTGCTGCTGATTGTGAACGGACTGACCGCCTTTAATTTGGTGCGCGTCTTTGGTCTGGTGTTCTGGGGTCAACCGCAGCCGAAAACCCGCCGTGCGCCGGAAGTGCCCTGGCTGATGGCAGTGCCGATGGTAACGCTCTCGATTTTTGCGCTGCTGCTGCCTTTAATGCTGAAACAGTGGAATCTTCTGCCTGCGCTGGGCGAAATTAATTTGGGGCTGCTGGCGGGTCTGCTAGCTTCCGGAATTGGGGGAGCCGTTCTCGGCGGTTTGATTTATCTGAATCCCGCTGTCCGCAAACCGACTCCACTGGTAGGGTCTGCCCTGCGCGATGTACTGGCGTATGACTTCTTTATCGATCGCCTTTACAAGCTGAGCGTGGTATTTGGCGTCGTGCAGGGATCGCGGCTCACTGCCTGGTTCGATCGCTACGTGGTCGATGGACTGGTGAATTTTGTTGGGGTTGCCTCGATCTTCAGCGGCGAAAGTCTGAAGTACACCATTTCTGGGCAGTCGCGAACTTACTTGCTGACGCTGTTTGTGGGGCTATTGCTTGCTCTCAGTCTGACCGGATGGTTGGTTTGGAGTCCAATGCTCTAA
- a CDS encoding carbon dioxide-concentrating mechanism protein CcmK, with protein sequence MPIAVGMIETKGFPAVVEAADAMVKAARVTLVGYEKIGSGLVTVIVRGDVSEVQASLAAGIECANRVNGGQVVSTHIIARPHENLEYVLPIRYTEAVEQFRS encoded by the coding sequence ATGCCAATTGCGGTTGGAATGATTGAGACTAAGGGCTTTCCTGCGGTCGTAGAAGCGGCAGATGCCATGGTGAAAGCGGCGCGGGTTACTTTGGTTGGCTACGAGAAGATTGGCAGCGGTCTTGTCACCGTGATCGTGCGGGGCGATGTTTCTGAGGTTCAGGCATCCCTTGCAGCTGGGATTGAGTGTGCCAACCGGGTGAACGGTGGACAGGTTGTTTCCACCCACATCATTGCTCGTCCCCACGAAAATTTGGAATATGTTTTGCCCATTCGCTATACCGAAGCGGTAGAGCAATTCCGTTCCTAG
- a CDS encoding carbon dioxide-concentrating mechanism protein CcmK, with the protein MAIAVGMVETLGFPAVVEAADAMVKAARVTLVGYEKIGSGRVTVIVRGDVSEVQASVSAGIESVKRVNGGQVLSTHIIARPHENLEYVLPIRYTEAVEAFRESVSGIRPISRS; encoded by the coding sequence ATGGCTATTGCAGTTGGAATGGTAGAAACCCTCGGCTTTCCGGCGGTTGTGGAAGCAGCAGACGCGATGGTAAAGGCTGCTCGTGTAACGCTGGTTGGCTACGAGAAAATCGGTAGCGGTCGTGTGACGGTCATCGTTCGGGGCGACGTTTCCGAAGTGCAAGCTTCTGTTTCTGCCGGAATTGAGAGCGTGAAGCGCGTGAATGGCGGTCAAGTTCTCTCCACCCACATCATTGCTCGTCCCCACGAAAACCTGGAGTACGTGCTGCCGATTCGCTACACCGAAGCCGTTGAAGCGTTCCGCGAAAGCGTGAGCGGTATCCGTCCCATCAGCCGTTCCTAA
- a CDS encoding EutN/CcmL family microcompartment protein has product MQIAKVCGTVVSTQKEPSLTGVKFLLVQFIDKEGQLLPEYEVAADSVGAGYDEWVLVSRGSAARQSDRTNDRPLDALVVGIIDTVSADNFRYSKRDQDR; this is encoded by the coding sequence ATGCAAATAGCTAAGGTCTGCGGTACGGTTGTCAGCACCCAAAAAGAGCCAAGCCTGACTGGTGTGAAATTTCTGCTCGTGCAGTTTATCGATAAGGAAGGGCAGCTTTTGCCAGAGTACGAAGTGGCTGCTGACAGTGTTGGGGCAGGATACGACGAATGGGTACTGGTGAGTCGCGGTAGTGCGGCACGCCAAAGCGATCGGACAAATGATCGTCCGCTGGATGCCCTCGTCGTTGGCATTATTGACACGGTGAGTGCCGATAATTTCCGCTATAGCAAGCGTGACCAAGATCGATAG
- a CDS encoding ribulose bisphosphate carboxylase small subunit — translation MVVRGSAAPTPRSENLAQPRIDETASVHSFSNVIGDVVIGAGALVAPGTSIRADEGSPFSIGAGSQVQDGVVIHGLKQGRVVGDDQREYSVWIGKNTSIAHMALIHGPVYIGDNCFIGFRSTIFNARIGAGSLVMMHALVQDVEIPPGKFVPSGSIITQQQQADRLPDVQTADLEFAAYLVGMNSALRAGHHSTETARHFVPIRQQLERVYQSQVDDSQVGGRSREFSSSSDSQDQMQHTRLAPAVVEQVRQLLNQGLRIGMEYADARRYRINSWNSCAPISSNRESDVLAALESCIAEHSGEYVRVFGIDTKTKRRVSETVVQRPGDQPAPVGAGASYASSSSSYGSSSSYSASSYSAPSSSSSSYGSSSGSGRLSGEIVEKVRQLVAQGFKIGTEHADSRRFRTSSWYSCTPIQASRESEAIAALESCLAEHSGEYVRLFGIDSKSKQRISEVIVQRPGESSNGKASAPSSYSAPPSSNGHSSHSAPAPSYSAPASSGNLSREVVEQVRQLLAQGYRVAAEHADARRYRTSSWNTCAPIQSTREQDVLSAIEGCMTENKGEYVRVYGVDTKSKRRVAEVIVQRP, via the coding sequence ATGGTAGTCCGTGGCTCTGCCGCTCCCACCCCTCGGTCGGAGAATTTGGCGCAACCCAGGATTGACGAGACTGCCTCTGTCCATTCCTTCTCCAATGTCATCGGAGATGTGGTGATCGGTGCAGGCGCACTGGTTGCCCCTGGGACTTCTATTCGCGCTGACGAAGGGAGTCCTTTTTCCATCGGAGCAGGAAGCCAGGTTCAGGATGGCGTAGTTATTCATGGATTAAAGCAGGGGCGGGTCGTCGGTGACGATCAGCGGGAGTATTCGGTCTGGATTGGCAAGAATACTTCGATCGCCCACATGGCTTTGATTCATGGTCCGGTTTACATTGGCGACAACTGCTTTATCGGCTTTCGATCAACGATTTTTAATGCTCGGATTGGCGCAGGCTCGCTTGTGATGATGCACGCGCTGGTTCAAGATGTGGAAATTCCCCCCGGTAAATTTGTGCCTTCGGGGTCGATTATTACCCAGCAGCAGCAGGCAGATCGCCTGCCCGATGTCCAGACTGCCGATCTGGAGTTTGCTGCCTATCTCGTCGGCATGAACAGTGCTTTGCGAGCGGGTCATCACAGCACGGAAACGGCAAGACACTTTGTACCGATTCGGCAGCAGTTAGAGCGGGTCTATCAGAGTCAGGTGGACGATAGCCAGGTGGGTGGTCGTTCTCGCGAATTCAGTTCTTCTAGCGATTCACAGGATCAAATGCAACACACTCGTTTAGCTCCGGCAGTGGTGGAGCAGGTTCGTCAGCTTCTCAATCAAGGTCTGCGGATTGGCATGGAATACGCCGATGCCCGCCGCTATCGGATCAACTCATGGAATAGCTGTGCGCCGATTTCGTCTAATCGGGAATCGGATGTGCTGGCAGCTCTAGAAAGCTGCATTGCTGAGCATAGCGGCGAGTATGTGCGGGTCTTCGGCATCGATACCAAAACAAAGCGTCGCGTCTCAGAAACAGTGGTTCAGCGTCCGGGCGATCAGCCTGCTCCAGTAGGCGCGGGTGCTAGCTATGCTTCCTCATCAAGCAGCTACGGTTCTTCCTCCAGCTATTCGGCTTCTAGCTATTCGGCTCCCTCCAGCAGCTCTAGCAGCTATGGTTCCTCGTCGGGCAGCGGTCGTCTGAGTGGGGAGATTGTGGAAAAAGTCCGTCAGCTCGTTGCTCAGGGCTTCAAGATCGGCACGGAACACGCGGATAGTCGTCGGTTTAGAACCAGTTCCTGGTATAGCTGTACGCCAATTCAGGCTTCTCGTGAGTCGGAGGCGATCGCGGCACTGGAAAGCTGCCTGGCAGAGCATAGCGGCGAATATGTGCGGCTGTTCGGCATCGATAGTAAGTCGAAGCAGCGAATTTCTGAAGTAATTGTCCAGCGTCCGGGCGAGAGCAGCAACGGCAAGGCTTCGGCTCCCAGCAGCTATTCTGCACCTCCTAGCAGCAATGGTCACTCTAGCCATTCTGCGCCTGCCCCCAGCTATTCCGCCCCTGCCTCTAGCGGCAATCTTAGCCGTGAAGTGGTGGAGCAGGTCAGACAGTTGCTGGCTCAGGGCTATCGAGTAGCGGCAGAACACGCTGATGCCCGTCGCTATCGAACCAGTTCCTGGAATACCTGTGCGCCGATTCAGTCTACTCGTGAGCAGGATGTGCTGTCGGCGATCGAAGGCTGCATGACGGAAAACAAGGGTGAGTACGTGCGGGTATATGGTGTGGATACCAAGTCGAAGCGCCGCGTTGCGGAGGTCATCGTTCAGCGTCCATAG